The Pongo pygmaeus isolate AG05252 chromosome 20, NHGRI_mPonPyg2-v2.0_pri, whole genome shotgun sequence sequence ggcccTCTGTGATCCGCCGAGGCCGCAGGCAGTCTGGTGAGCACTCACCCCTAAGGGTGATCCAGGCATCGGGGTGGGAGCTGGGCTCCTGACATCACTGTGTCCTCCCCGCAGAGCCGGTGAAGGACCCTTATGTCATGTTCCCACAGAACGGTCAGTGACTGCCCCGGCTCAGCCTGGTCCATCCCTGTCTGTCGCCCGGTGGGATGTCTGGGGCGGGTTGGGGAGGGGTGGTCGCTTCAGCTCATCAGTTATGGGGGATCACTCTTTTTCCCTTACATCTCACtaatgcttttctctctctcatctctccatCCTTAGCTAAGCCTGGATTCAAGGTAAGAGCTATCTCGAGATAGGGTCTGGGCACCTTGACTTCTGGGTCTGATGGAGAAGGGAGCTTGAGTTCCAAAATCCTGGGTCTGAATGAGAAGGGGATTAGGGCCAGACagagtagctcatgcctgtaatctcaatactttgggaggtcaaggcaggaggattgcttgagcccaggagtttgagaccagcctgggcaacatggcaaaaccccatctctacaaaaagtacaaaaaaattagccaggcacactAGTgcgtgcccatagtcccagctactcaggagactgaggggggaggattgcttgagcctgggaggcagaggttgcaaaagagctgggatcgcgccactgcactccagcctgggtgacagtgagtccctgtctcaaataaataaataaaaattttaaaagaaaaataaatttaaaaattgagccaggcacagtcgctcacacctgtaatcccagcattttgggaagccaaggcaggtggatcatctgagatcaggaatttgagaccaggctggccaaaaaggagaaaccgtgtctctactaaaaatacaaaaattagctggacattgtggcaggtgcctgtaattccagctactcgggaggctgaggcaggagaatcgcttgaacctgggaggcggagattgcagtgagcagagatggtaccattgcactgcaggctgagtgacagagtgagactccatctcaaaacaaacgcAAAAGAAGGGGATTGGGACTTGGGGTCCTCTATGTGAAGGAGGAGTCTTGGCTCTTgccttccattgctttccctcCTCACAGCACGCTGGCAGCGAAGGGGAACTCTACCCCCCAGAATCTCAGCCACCAGTTTCAGGCTCTGGACCCCCTGAGGATCTGGAGGATGCTGGACCCCCAACACTGGACCCCTCTGGGACCTCAATCACTGAAGAAATACTGGAACTGCTGAATCAGCGAGGCCTTCGAGATCCAGGGGTGAGCTGGCTGTCCCATCATGGTGTCCTTGGGCCTCTGGGTGTGGGCACACAGACCAGGGACCAGGTAGGCCAGCCCATGCtgatacctttattttttttttatttgagatggagtcttgctctgttgtccaggctggagtgcagtggcaccatctcggctcattgcaagctctgcctcctaggttcaagcgattctcctgcctcagcctcctgagtagctgggactagaggcactcgctaccacgcccggctaatttttttttttttttttttttttgtatttttagtagagacagggtttcaccatgttggccaggctggtctcgaactcctaacctcaagtgacccgcccacctcagcctcccaaagttctagggttacaggcatgagccaccacacccagccaccatgCTGATATCTTTGGCTTCTTCTTCTGTGCCCACTGTAGCCGTCCACCCATGACATTCCCAAGTTCCCCAGAGACTCCCAGGTGCCTGGCGACAGCGAAACCCTCACATTCCAAGCCCTGCCCAGCCGGGACTCttcagaagaggaggaggaggaagaggaagggctgGAGATGGATGAACGGGGGCCTTCCCCACTCCACGTCCTGGAAGGGCTCGAAAGTTCCATTGCAGCTGAAATGCCCAGCATTCCCTGCCTTACCAAAATTCCTGACGTGCCCAACCTTCCTGAAATTCCCAGCCGCTGTGAAATTCCCGAAGGTTCCCGCCTTCCTAGTCTCTCTGACGTTTCCGATGTTTTTGAGATGCCCTGCCTTCCAGCCATACCTAGTGTCCCCGACACCCCCCGTCTTTCTAGCACTCCCACCCTCTCCTGTGACTCCTGGCTCCAAGAGCCTCTGCAGGAACCAGCTGAGGCTCCAGCCACCAGGAGAGAACTGTTCTCTGGAAGCAATCCTGGGAAACTGGGAGAGCCACCTTCAGGAGGCAAGGCAGGGCCAGAGGAAGATGAAGACGGGGTATCATTCGCAGACTTCCAGCCCCAGGATGTCACCCAACATCAGGGATTCCCAGATGAGCTGGCATTCCGCTCTTGCTCAGAAATCCGGAGCGCCTGGCAGGCATTGGAGCAGGGACAGCTGGCCCGCCCAGGCTTCCCAGAGCCACTGCTGATCCTGGAGGATTCGGATCTGGGTGGAGACAGCGGGAGCGGGAAGGCAGGAGCCCCGAGTTCAGAAAGGACAGCGTCCCGAGTGCGAGAGCTGGCCCGGCTTTACAGCGAGCGGATCCAGCAGATGCAGCGGGCGGAGACTCGGGCATCAGCCAACGCCCCACGCCGCCGGCCTCGGGTTCTGGCCCAACCCCAGCCATCCCCCTGTCTGCCCCAGGAGCAGGCAGAGCCAGGTGAGGTCCGGGTACGTGGTTGGCAGAGGTGGTCCCCGCTGGGGTAGTGGTCCTGACTCGATCCTCTTTTCGCATTCAGGGCTCCTGCCTGCCTTTGGACACGTGCTGGTATGTGAGCTGGCCTTCCCACTGACATGTGCTCAGGAGTCTGTCCCCCTGGGtcctgctgcctgggttcaagctgcCATACCTTTGTCGAAGCAGGGAGGCAGTCCGGATGGCCAGGGTCTACATGTTTCAAATTTGCCTAAGCAAGACCATCCGGGCATCCACGTTTCAGCTGCTACCCTTTTGCCTGAGCAAGGAGGTTCCTGGCATTTCCAGGCTCCAGCCACCACACCTTTGCCCAAGCAAGAAGGCCCCCTGCACCTCCAGGTGCCAGCTCTTACAGCTTTCCCTGATCAAGGCCACCCGGAAATCCAAGTTCCAGCCACCACTCTTTTGCCTGAGCATAGAAGTCATGTGGTTATACCGGCTCCATCCACCACCTTTTGTCCTGAGCAGAGACACTGTGTGGACATCCACGTTCCCACCACTCCAGCTTTGCCCAAGGAGATTTGTTCTGATTTCACAGTTTCAGTCACCACCCCTGTGCCCAAGCAAGAAGGTCACCTAGACAGCGAGAGCCCAACCAATATCCCACTGACAAAGCAAGGAGGTTCCAGCGATGTTCAGGGCCCAGACCCTGTCTGCAGTCAATCCATCCAGCCTTTATCTTTGCATGGAAGTAGCCTGGATCCCCAGGGCCCAGGCGACGCCCTACCGCCCTTGCCATGTCACCTTCCAGACCTTCAGATTCCAGGTACCTCACCTTTGCCTGCACATGGAAGCCACCTGGACCATCGGATCCCAGCCAACGCCCCACTGTCTTTGTCCCAGGACCTCCCAGACACTCAGGTTCCAGCTACCACACCTTTGCCCCTGCCACAAGTCCTCACAGACATCTGGGTCCAAGCCCTCCCAACTTCACCCAAGCAGGGAAGCCTCCCAGACATCCAGGGTCCAGTGGCTGCACCTCCACTTCCGGAGCCAAGCCTTACAGATACACAGGTTCAGAAACTCACACCTTTGTTGGAGCAGAAGAGCCTCACAGATGCCCATGTTCCAGTTGCCACACCTTTAGCGGAGAGAGGAGGCTCTCTAGACATTCAGGGCCTCTTACCCACCCCAGTTCAGACCACCATGGTTTTGTCCAAACCAGGAGGCTCCTTAGCCTCTcatgttgccaggttggagtctTCAGACTTGACCCCACCTCATAGTCCCCCACCTTCCAGCCGTCAGCTCCTGGGCCCCAATGCAGCTGCCCTCTCCAGATACCTGGCAGCCTCATATATCAGCCAGAGCCTGGCTCGGCGgcaggggcctgggggaggggcccCCGCAGCCTCCCGGGGCTCCTGGTCCTCTGCTCCCACATCACGGGCATCTTCGCCgcccccccagccccagccaccacctcccccagccaggcgGCTCAGCTATGCCACGACGGTTAACATCCACGTGGGCGGGGGTGGGCGGCTTCGGCCAGCCAAGGCCCAGGTCCGGTTGAACCACCCTGCTCTCTTGGCCTCCACACAGGAATCTATGGGCCTTCGCAGGGCCCAGGGGGCTCCTGATGCCCCCTTCCACATGTGAGCCAGGACATGAGGCTTCCCTGAAGCAAGGATTTCAGCCAGATGCCATAGACCCTCAGAACTTGACCTGGAAGTCCAGACACTGAACGCAGGCCTCAAAACTGCTGCGGCTTTCCAACTCCTGGTATCTGCATCGGCGAATGGCCCTTCTTGCCTTGATCCACagggatggggaagggaatgtCATTAATGTTTTGTCAATTAATACTGATTCTTTCATGCAATGATGTGTATTTTCCCATTCTGGAGGCTGTGGGAGATGACAAAACAATGAATGGGAGGGTCTGACACAGAACAAATCAGTGGTTCTGAACGCTTGGGGAATCTCAGACTCCTTTGAGAATTATTGGAAAATGGACCCACTGTAACTTGGCGTGTGATTTCAGCAGGTGTGTGAACTGCTTGATGCCCATTCAGGAAAGCCAAGTTAAGAAGCTTTGCTTCAAGTAGACCCTAGAAATCCATTCCCTTGGCAATTTATATAGTTCACGTCTCCCACCATCCGTTCATCTCACCCACCCTGCCATCTCTCCACCTATCCATCCGGCTATTGCTCCATCTAGCTTTCCCTCTCCATCTACCCATCTTCCAATCCATCATCTTACGTTATCTGCCTTGCTTATCCAACTGTCTGCCCTATTCACCCACCCATCCCTTTATCATTCTACCCCCATCTGGCattccatccctccatccatttatccatcatcCCACTTCCCCATCTTCTCCATCCAGcactccattcatccatccacctctCCCTCCATATTTCCATCTGtgtccattcatccactcattttGCCATCCATACATATTCACCCAGCCATCTCCCAATCCATCGACATACCCCATCCCTCCCTCACTGGACTCTTCTCGGTCTTAGTACTATGATACTTCAGAGACAATTCCATGCTGATACAGGGGAGATCAATTTTGGGGCTCTGGGATAAGTCTGTCCCACGTCTGTCTGATTTCCCTTGGCATCCTTCCCGCCAGTTCCTCATGAATATCCCAGTTCTTGTGCCCACTCACATACCTCAGATCCCTTCACTCCTCCCCGCAGTTTGCAGCCTCTACAATTCATCCACATGCTCCCTCCCCCAGCAAAATAATTCACGTCGTGGAGACAAAAGGCTTTTCTGTTAGGTTCTGTCTGCCCCCTTGTTCCAGCAGTGGTATGCCCACTGAGAGGCACAATTTAAGTAGTTTCTTTGGTGATGATATTAGCTACTTTATCAAATACTTAGCCTCTTGTGCTTTAGCACATTATTTATGTAAGCTCCCCTAGGATTCTCTGAAGCACCCTGGTGTCCTGGCTATGAATTCAAGTCCCATCTTATTTGGTGTGGGTCCTCCCTCTgagccagttttctcatctacaaaatgaagaCAACAGTAATTCCCTCCTGGGATCATTGAAAGATTTAGGGAGCATATCCTTCCACTTCCCAAACATGTTTGAACCTCTGACTTGCTTAGGAGCATCATTCAAATCATAGATCCCCCAGTATCTAGTCCCAACCTATTGAATCAGGACCCCCAGGGCAGGAGGAGCTTgggaatctgatttttttttctttttttttttttttttgagataaagtctcactctgtcacccaggcttgagtgcagtggcacaatcttggctaattgcaacctccacctcctgggttcaagcaattctcatgcctcagcctcccgacatagctgggattataggcgtgcaccaccatgcccagctaattttttgttattgtttttttgttttgttttgtttttgagacagtctcgctctgtcgcccaggctggagtgcagtggcacgatcttggctcactgcaagctccgcctcctgggttcacgccattc is a genomic window containing:
- the PLEKHG2 gene encoding pleckstrin homology domain-containing family G member 2 isoform X7; this translates as MPEGAQGLSLSKPSPSLGCGRRGEVCDCGTVCENRTAAPAAPTMASPRGSGSSTSLSTVGSEGDPAPGPLPACSVSRPEPLPGPPIRLHLSPVGIPGSAKPSRLERVAREIVETERAYVRDLRSIVEDYLGPLLDGGVLGLSVEQVGTLFANIEDIYEFSSELLEDLENSSSAGGIAECFVQRSEDFDIYTLYCMNYPSSLALLRELSSSPPAALWLQERQAQLRHSLPLQSFLLKPVQRILKYHLLLQELGKHWAEGPGTGGREMVEEAIVSMTAVAWYINDMKRKQEHAARLQEVQRRLGGWTGPELSAFGELVLEGAFRGGGGGGPRLRGGERLLFLFSRMLLVAKRRGLEYTYKGHIFCCNLSVSESPRDPLGFKVSDLTIPKHRHLLQAKNQEEKRLWIHCLQRLFFENHPASIPAKAKQVLLENSLHCAPKSKPVPEPLTPPLGSPRPRDARSFTPGRRNTAPSPGPSVIRRGRRQSEPVKDPYVMFPQNAKPGFKHAGSEGELYPPESQPPVSGSGPPEDLEDAGPPTLDPSGTSITEEILELLNQRGLRDPGPSTHDIPKFPRDSQVPGDSETLTFQALPSRDSSEEEEEEEEGLEMDERGPSPLHVLEGLESSIAAEMPSIPCLTKIPDVPNLPEIPSRCEIPEGSRLPSLSDVSDVFEMPCLPAIPSVPDTPRLSSTPTLSCDSWLQEPLQEPAEAPATRRELFSGSNPGKLGEPPSGGKAGPEEDEDGVSFADFQPQDVTQHQGFPDELAFRSCSEIRSAWQALEQGQLARPGFPEPLLILEDSDLGGDSGSGKAGAPSSERTASRVRELARLYSERIQQMQRAETRASANAPRRRPRVLAQPQPSPCLPQEQAEPGLLPAFGHVLVCELAFPLTCAQESVPLGPAAWVQAAIPLSKQGGSPDGQGLHVSNLPKQDHPGIHVSAATLLPEQGGSWHFQAPATTPLPKQEGPLHLQVPALTAFPDQGHPEIQVPATTLLPEHRSHVVIPAPSTTFCPEQRHCVDIHVPTTPALPKEICSDFTVSVTTPVPKQEGHLDSESPTNIPLTKQGGSSDVQGPDPVCSQSIQPLSLHGSSLDPQGPGDALPPLPCHLPDLQIPGIYGPSQGPGGS
- the PLEKHG2 gene encoding pleckstrin homology domain-containing family G member 2 isoform X1 is translated as MPEGAQGLSLSKPSPSLGCGRRGEVCDCGTVCENRTAAPAAPTMASPRGSGSSTSLSTVGSEGDPAPGPLPACSVSRPEPLPGPPIRLHLSPVGIPGSAKPSRLERVAREIVETERAYVRDLRSIVEDYLGPLLDGGVLGLSVEQVGTLFANIEDIYEFSSELLEDLENSSSAGGIAECFVQRSEDFDIYTLYCMNYPSSLALLRELSSSPPAALWLQERQAQLRHSLPLQSFLLKPVQRILKYHLLLQELGKHWAEGPGTGGREMVEEAIVSMTAVAWYINDMKRKQEHAARLQEVQRRLGGWTGPELSAFGELVLEGAFRGGGGGGPRLRGGERLLFLFSRMLLVAKRRGLEYTYKGHIFCCNLSVSESPRDPLGFKVSDLTIPKHRHLLQAKNQEEKRLWIHCLQRLFFENHPASIPAKAKQVLLENSLHCAPKSKPVPEPLTPPLGSPRPRDARSFTPGRRNTAPSPGPSVIRRGRRQSEPVKDPYVMFPQNAKPGFKHAGSEGELYPPESQPPVSGSGPPEDLEDAGPPTLDPSGTSITEEILELLNQRGLRDPGPSTHDIPKFPRDSQVPGDSETLTFQALPSRDSSEEEEEEEEGLEMDERGPSPLHVLEGLESSIAAEMPSIPCLTKIPDVPNLPEIPSRCEIPEGSRLPSLSDVSDVFEMPCLPAIPSVPDTPRLSSTPTLSCDSWLQEPLQEPAEAPATRRELFSGSNPGKLGEPPSGGKAGPEEDEDGVSFADFQPQDVTQHQGFPDELAFRSCSEIRSAWQALEQGQLARPGFPEPLLILEDSDLGGDSGSGKAGAPSSERTASRVRELARLYSERIQQMQRAETRASANAPRRRPRVLAQPQPSPCLPQEQAEPGLLPAFGHVLVCELAFPLTCAQESVPLGPAAWVQAAIPLSKQGGSPDGQGLHVSNLPKQDHPGIHVSAATLLPEQGGSWHFQAPATTPLPKQEGPLHLQVPALTAFPDQGHPEIQVPATTLLPEHRSHVVIPAPSTTFCPEQRHCVDIHVPTTPALPKEICSDFTVSVTTPVPKQEGHLDSESPTNIPLTKQGGSSDVQGPDPVCSQSIQPLSLHGSSLDPQGPGDALPPLPCHLPDLQIPGTSPLPAHGSHLDHRIPANAPLSLSQDLPDTQVPATTPLPLPQVLTDIWVQALPTSPKQGSLPDIQGPVAAPPLPEPSLTDTQVQKLTPLLEQKSLTDAHVPVATPLAERGGSLDIQGLLPTPVQTTMVLSKPGGSLASHVARLESSDLTPPHSPPPSSRQLLGPNAAALSRYLAASYISQSLARRQGPGGGAPAASRGSWSSAPTSRASSPPPQPQPPPPPARRLSYATTVNIHVGGGGRLRPAKAQVRLNHPALLASTQESMGLRRAQGAPDAPFHM
- the PLEKHG2 gene encoding pleckstrin homology domain-containing family G member 2 isoform X3, which translates into the protein MPEGAQGLSLSKPSPSLGCGRRGEVCDCGTVCENRTAAPAAPTMASPRGSGSSTSLSTVGSEGDPAPGPLPACSVSRPEPLPGPPIRLHLSPVGIPGSAKPSRLERVAREIVETERAYVRDLRSIVEDYLGPLLDGGVLGLSVEQVGTLFANIEDIYEFSSELLEDLENSSSAGGIAECFVQRSEDFDIYTLYCMNYPSSLALLRELSSSPPAALWLQERQAQLRHSLPLQSFLLKPVQRILKYHLLLQELGKHWAEGPGTGGREMVEEAIVSMTAVAWYINDMKRKQEHAARLQEVQRRLGGWTGPELSAFGELVLEGAFRGGGGGGPRLRGGERLLFLFSRMLLVAKRRGLEYTYKGHIFCCNLSVSESPRDPLGFKVSDLTIPKHRHLLQAKNQEEKRLWIHCLQRLFFENHPASIPAKAKQVLLENSLHCAPKSKPVPEPLTPPLGSPRPRDARSFTPGRRNTAPSPGPSVIRRGRRQSAKPGFKHAGSEGELYPPESQPPVSGSGPPEDLEDAGPPTLDPSGTSITEEILELLNQRGLRDPGPSTHDIPKFPRDSQVPGDSETLTFQALPSRDSSEEEEEEEEGLEMDERGPSPLHVLEGLESSIAAEMPSIPCLTKIPDVPNLPEIPSRCEIPEGSRLPSLSDVSDVFEMPCLPAIPSVPDTPRLSSTPTLSCDSWLQEPLQEPAEAPATRRELFSGSNPGKLGEPPSGGKAGPEEDEDGVSFADFQPQDVTQHQGFPDELAFRSCSEIRSAWQALEQGQLARPGFPEPLLILEDSDLGGDSGSGKAGAPSSERTASRVRELARLYSERIQQMQRAETRASANAPRRRPRVLAQPQPSPCLPQEQAEPGLLPAFGHVLVCELAFPLTCAQESVPLGPAAWVQAAIPLSKQGGSPDGQGLHVSNLPKQDHPGIHVSAATLLPEQGGSWHFQAPATTPLPKQEGPLHLQVPALTAFPDQGHPEIQVPATTLLPEHRSHVVIPAPSTTFCPEQRHCVDIHVPTTPALPKEICSDFTVSVTTPVPKQEGHLDSESPTNIPLTKQGGSSDVQGPDPVCSQSIQPLSLHGSSLDPQGPGDALPPLPCHLPDLQIPGTSPLPAHGSHLDHRIPANAPLSLSQDLPDTQVPATTPLPLPQVLTDIWVQALPTSPKQGSLPDIQGPVAAPPLPEPSLTDTQVQKLTPLLEQKSLTDAHVPVATPLAERGGSLDIQGLLPTPVQTTMVLSKPGGSLASHVARLESSDLTPPHSPPPSSRQLLGPNAAALSRYLAASYISQSLARRQGPGGGAPAASRGSWSSAPTSRASSPPPQPQPPPPPARRLSYATTVNIHVGGGGRLRPAKAQVRLNHPALLASTQESMGLRRAQGAPDAPFHM
- the PLEKHG2 gene encoding pleckstrin homology domain-containing family G member 2 isoform X8, whose product is MPEGAQGLSLSKPSPSLGCGRRGEVCDCGTVCENRTGSAKPSRLERVAREIVETERAYVRDLRSIVEDYLGPLLDGGVLGLSVEQVGTLFANIEDIYEFSSELLEDLENSSSAGGIAECFVQRSEDFDIYTLYCMNYPSSLALLRELSSSPPAALWLQERQAQLRHSLPLQSFLLKPVQRILKYHLLLQELGKHWAEGPGTGGREMVEEAIVSMTAVAWYINDMKRKQEHAARLQEVQRRLGGWTGPELSAFGELVLEGAFRGGGGGGPRLRGGERLLFLFSRMLLVAKRRGLEYTYKGHIFCCNLSVSESPRDPLGFKVSDLTIPKHRHLLQAKNQEEKRLWIHCLQRLFFENHPASIPAKAKQVLLENSLHCAPKSKPVPEPLTPPLGSPRPRDARSFTPGRRNTAPSPGPSVIRRGRRQSEPVKDPYVMFPQNAKPGFKHAGSEGELYPPESQPPVSGSGPPEDLEDAGPPTLDPSGTSITEEILELLNQRGLRDPGPSTHDIPKFPRDSQVPGDSETLTFQALPSRDSSEEEEEEEEGLEMDERGPSPLHVLEGLESSIAAEMPSIPCLTKIPDVPNLPEIPSRCEIPEGSRLPSLSDVSDVFEMPCLPAIPSVPDTPRLSSTPTLSCDSWLQEPLQEPAEAPATRRELFSGSNPGKLGEPPSGGKAGPEEDEDGVSFADFQPQDVTQHQGFPDELAFRSCSEIRSAWQALEQGQLARPGFPEPLLILEDSDLGGDSGSGKAGAPSSERTASRVRELARLYSERIQQMQRAETRASANAPRRRPRVLAQPQPSPCLPQEQAEPGLLPAFGHVLVCELAFPLTCAQESVPLGPAAWVQAAIPLSKQGGSPDGQGLHVSNLPKQDHPGIHVSAATLLPEQGGSWHFQAPATTPLPKQEGPLHLQVPALTAFPDQGHPEIQVPATTLLPEHRSHVVIPAPSTTFCPEQRHCVDIHVPTTPALPKEICSDFTVSVTTPVPKQEGHLDSESPTNIPLTKQGGSSDVQGPDPVCSQSIQPLSLHGSSLDPQGPGDALPPLPCHLPDLQIPGTSPLPAHGSHLDHRIPANAPLSLSQDLPDTQVPATTPLPLPQVLTDIWVQALPTSPKQGSLPDIQGPVAAPPLPEPSLTDTQVQKLTPLLEQKSLTDAHVPVATPLAERGGSLDIQGLLPTPVQTTMVLSKPGGSLASHVARNLWAFAGPRGLLMPPSTCEPGHEASLKQGFQPDAIDPQNLTWKSRH
- the PLEKHG2 gene encoding pleckstrin homology domain-containing family G member 2 isoform X2 — translated: MPEGAQGLSLSKPSPSLGCGRRGEVCDCGTVCENRTAPAAPTMASPRGSGSSTSLSTVGSEGDPAPGPLPACSVSRPEPLPGPPIRLHLSPVGIPGSAKPSRLERVAREIVETERAYVRDLRSIVEDYLGPLLDGGVLGLSVEQVGTLFANIEDIYEFSSELLEDLENSSSAGGIAECFVQRSEDFDIYTLYCMNYPSSLALLRELSSSPPAALWLQERQAQLRHSLPLQSFLLKPVQRILKYHLLLQELGKHWAEGPGTGGREMVEEAIVSMTAVAWYINDMKRKQEHAARLQEVQRRLGGWTGPELSAFGELVLEGAFRGGGGGGPRLRGGERLLFLFSRMLLVAKRRGLEYTYKGHIFCCNLSVSESPRDPLGFKVSDLTIPKHRHLLQAKNQEEKRLWIHCLQRLFFENHPASIPAKAKQVLLENSLHCAPKSKPVPEPLTPPLGSPRPRDARSFTPGRRNTAPSPGPSVIRRGRRQSEPVKDPYVMFPQNAKPGFKHAGSEGELYPPESQPPVSGSGPPEDLEDAGPPTLDPSGTSITEEILELLNQRGLRDPGPSTHDIPKFPRDSQVPGDSETLTFQALPSRDSSEEEEEEEEGLEMDERGPSPLHVLEGLESSIAAEMPSIPCLTKIPDVPNLPEIPSRCEIPEGSRLPSLSDVSDVFEMPCLPAIPSVPDTPRLSSTPTLSCDSWLQEPLQEPAEAPATRRELFSGSNPGKLGEPPSGGKAGPEEDEDGVSFADFQPQDVTQHQGFPDELAFRSCSEIRSAWQALEQGQLARPGFPEPLLILEDSDLGGDSGSGKAGAPSSERTASRVRELARLYSERIQQMQRAETRASANAPRRRPRVLAQPQPSPCLPQEQAEPGLLPAFGHVLVCELAFPLTCAQESVPLGPAAWVQAAIPLSKQGGSPDGQGLHVSNLPKQDHPGIHVSAATLLPEQGGSWHFQAPATTPLPKQEGPLHLQVPALTAFPDQGHPEIQVPATTLLPEHRSHVVIPAPSTTFCPEQRHCVDIHVPTTPALPKEICSDFTVSVTTPVPKQEGHLDSESPTNIPLTKQGGSSDVQGPDPVCSQSIQPLSLHGSSLDPQGPGDALPPLPCHLPDLQIPGTSPLPAHGSHLDHRIPANAPLSLSQDLPDTQVPATTPLPLPQVLTDIWVQALPTSPKQGSLPDIQGPVAAPPLPEPSLTDTQVQKLTPLLEQKSLTDAHVPVATPLAERGGSLDIQGLLPTPVQTTMVLSKPGGSLASHVARLESSDLTPPHSPPPSSRQLLGPNAAALSRYLAASYISQSLARRQGPGGGAPAASRGSWSSAPTSRASSPPPQPQPPPPPARRLSYATTVNIHVGGGGRLRPAKAQVRLNHPALLASTQESMGLRRAQGAPDAPFHM
- the PLEKHG2 gene encoding pleckstrin homology domain-containing family G member 2 isoform X6 — translated: MPEGAQGLSLSKPSPSLGCGRRGEVCDCGTVCENRTGSAKPSRLERVAREIVETERAYVRDLRSIVEDYLGPLLDGGVLGLSVEQVGTLFANIEDIYEFSSELLEDLENSSSAGGIAECFVQRSEDFDIYTLYCMNYPSSLALLRELSSSPPAALWLQERQAQLRHSLPLQSFLLKPVQRILKYHLLLQELGKHWAEGPGTGGREMVEEAIVSMTAVAWYINDMKRKQEHAARLQEVQRRLGGWTGPELSAFGELVLEGAFRGGGGGGPRLRGGERLLFLFSRMLLVAKRRGLEYTYKGHIFCCNLSVSESPRDPLGFKVSDLTIPKHRHLLQAKNQEEKRLWIHCLQRLFFENHPASIPAKAKQVLLENSLHCAPKSKPVPEPLTPPLGSPRPRDARSFTPGRRNTAPSPGPSVIRRGRRQSEPVKDPYVMFPQNAKPGFKHAGSEGELYPPESQPPVSGSGPPEDLEDAGPPTLDPSGTSITEEILELLNQRGLRDPGPSTHDIPKFPRDSQVPGDSETLTFQALPSRDSSEEEEEEEEGLEMDERGPSPLHVLEGLESSIAAEMPSIPCLTKIPDVPNLPEIPSRCEIPEGSRLPSLSDVSDVFEMPCLPAIPSVPDTPRLSSTPTLSCDSWLQEPLQEPAEAPATRRELFSGSNPGKLGEPPSGGKAGPEEDEDGVSFADFQPQDVTQHQGFPDELAFRSCSEIRSAWQALEQGQLARPGFPEPLLILEDSDLGGDSGSGKAGAPSSERTASRVRELARLYSERIQQMQRAETRASANAPRRRPRVLAQPQPSPCLPQEQAEPGLLPAFGHVLVCELAFPLTCAQESVPLGPAAWVQAAIPLSKQGGSPDGQGLHVSNLPKQDHPGIHVSAATLLPEQGGSWHFQAPATTPLPKQEGPLHLQVPALTAFPDQGHPEIQVPATTLLPEHRSHVVIPAPSTTFCPEQRHCVDIHVPTTPALPKEICSDFTVSVTTPVPKQEGHLDSESPTNIPLTKQGGSSDVQGPDPVCSQSIQPLSLHGSSLDPQGPGDALPPLPCHLPDLQIPGTSPLPAHGSHLDHRIPANAPLSLSQDLPDTQVPATTPLPLPQVLTDIWVQALPTSPKQGSLPDIQGPVAAPPLPEPSLTDTQVQKLTPLLEQKSLTDAHVPVATPLAERGGSLDIQGLLPTPVQTTMVLSKPGGSLASHVARLESSDLTPPHSPPPSSRQLLGPNAAALSRYLAASYISQSLARRQGPGGGAPAASRGSWSSAPTSRASSPPPQPQPPPPPARRLSYATTVNIHVGGGGRLRPAKAQVRLNHPALLASTQESMGLRRAQGAPDAPFHM